A single region of the Planctomycetota bacterium genome encodes:
- the tsaD gene encoding tRNA (adenosine(37)-N6)-threonylcarbamoyltransferase complex transferase subunit TsaD → MRKQSFICLGIETSCDETAVSIVRNGKEVLTDVVLSQIDIHSAYGGVVPEIACRAHIESILPILKKSLKDARIELKDISAVAVTNRPGLIGALLVGVSVAKTLAWVLDKPLIPVNHIEAHLYVNELSPSPSPLPHGERVGVRGNSRLVYPYIGLVVSGGHTSLFYVKSPTSYKALGRTRDDAAGESFDKVAKMLGLGYPGGPLIEKIGRQGNPKAIKFPRGIASEGSLDFSFSGIKTAVLYYCKGQNASAKTPTKKGLNIPDICASFQAAVVDTLTQKAFQAARLKRAQTIVLGGGVACNDRLRNRFQELSIREGVKVYLPAKKLCTDNAVMVASMAYEKYRASPEWRRISEKQLKLDAYSTAQ, encoded by the coding sequence ATGCGAAAGCAATCATTTATCTGCCTGGGCATAGAGACCTCATGCGACGAGACGGCCGTAAGCATCGTCCGGAATGGGAAAGAGGTTCTGACTGATGTGGTGCTATCCCAGATTGATATCCACAGCGCCTATGGCGGCGTGGTGCCGGAGATTGCCTGCCGGGCGCATATTGAGTCCATTCTGCCGATTCTAAAGAAGTCCTTGAAGGATGCCCGCATTGAGTTAAAGGATATCTCGGCCGTGGCAGTAACCAACCGGCCCGGTTTAATCGGGGCTTTATTGGTGGGCGTATCGGTTGCCAAGACATTGGCCTGGGTTCTGGATAAACCGCTGATTCCAGTCAATCATATCGAGGCGCATCTTTATGTGAATGAATTATCCCCCTCACCTTCTCCTCTCCCCCATGGGGAGAGGGTCGGGGTGAGGGGAAACAGTCGATTGGTATATCCTTACATTGGCCTGGTGGTTTCAGGCGGGCATACTTCTTTGTTTTATGTCAAGTCACCGACCAGTTATAAGGCGCTGGGCCGGACCCGGGACGATGCGGCCGGTGAATCGTTTGACAAGGTGGCCAAGATGCTGGGACTGGGATATCCGGGCGGGCCGCTTATAGAAAAGATTGGCCGCCAGGGCAATCCCAAGGCAATTAAATTCCCCAGAGGCATTGCATCAGAAGGGTCGCTGGATTTCAGTTTCAGCGGGATTAAGACCGCGGTGCTGTATTATTGCAAGGGCCAGAACGCCTCGGCTAAAACGCCTACCAAGAAGGGCTTGAATATCCCGGATATCTGCGCCTCATTCCAAGCGGCGGTGGTTGATACCCTGACCCAAAAAGCATTCCAGGCCGCACGGCTTAAGCGGGCCCAGACGATTGTCCTGGGCGGCGGCGTGGCCTGCAATGACCGGCTCCGTAATAGATTCCAGGAACTATCAATCCGGGAAGGCGTCAAGGTGTATTTGCCGGCCAAGAAGCTTTGCACGGATAATGCGGTCATGGTGGCATCAATGGCCTACGAGAAGTATCGGGCCTCACCCGAATGGCGCAGGATATCCGAGAAACAACTTAAACTTGACGCCTATTCCACGGCGCAGTAA